Genomic segment of Iocasia fonsfrigidae:
TTGATAGGCTGGGTGGGGTTGATAGTACCTCATCTGGCAAGAATGATTGTCGGTTCAGATCACCGGGTTTTAATACCGACTTCAATGCTTATGGGTGGAATGTATTTGTTAGTGGTAGACGACCTGGCTCGAAGCATAATTTCAATTGAAATACCAATTGGGATTTTAACTTCGTTGATTGGGGCTCCGTTTTTTGTCTGGTTATTGTTGAAATCAAGGAGGGGATGGTCATGAAACTGGAGCTTAAAGATGTAGTCTGCGGATATGGTCCAAATGTTATTGTTAAACAGGCTTCAATGGGAGTAGCCGAAGGAGATGTCTTATGTTTGCTGGGTCCAAATGGAGTAGGCAAGACTACCTTGTTTAAGAGCATTTTAGGATTTTTAAAATTACTTGATGGTGAGATACTACTTGGCGGTAAGAATATTGCCGGTTGGTCCCGAAAATTATTTGCCCGGGAAGTAGCATATGTACCACAGGCTCATAACACTCCTTTTCCATTTAAAGTGCTTGATGTTATTTTAATGGGGAGGACTCCATATCTTAGACCTTTTTCGGCACCGGGTAAGGAAGACCGGAATCTCGTCAAAAATATTATGGCTAGTCTGGATATCTTAGCGTTGGAGAATAAACTATATACAGAAATAAGTGGTGGGGAGAAACAATTGGTATTGATTGCCAGAGCACTCGCCCAACAGGCCAAAATACTTGTAATGGATGAACCTACTTCAAATCTTGATTTTGGCAATCAAATAAAAGTTTTAAATCAAATCCGTAAGTTGAGTAGAGAGAATTTAGGGATAATAATGACTACTCATTTCCCTGACCATGTCTTTATCTGTGCTAACAAAGTAGCAATAATAAGAGATGGGTTTTTACATAAAATAGGGAATCCGGAAACTGTAGTAACCAGAGAGAATTTGAGGGAAGTTTATGGGGTTAATGTAAGTGTGGAGAATATAAGTTTTACCAGTGGTTATAAGGCAAAAGTCTGTGTACCAGAGGTAGTATAATATTTCTATGTGTTGCTGGTTTTATTTAAAGTTACAGGGCTTGAAATATAGATCTACACGATTTAAGAATTACTTGTTCTTAGATTATATGTTAAAAATCTATAAGTAAATAAGAAAATAAGGAGGAGTTTATAATGAGGAGGATAACGATAGTAGTTAGTATTGTTTTAGTGATGTTAATGGCTATACCAGCAGTGGCAGTGGAATTTAAGATAGGAAAGTTCGAAATAGAAAATACATATACTGAGACTGATGATGCTGACAGTAGTAGTGAGACAGTATTTAAGACAACGTTGATTTTGAATGAAAAGGTAGATGAGCGGGTGAATCTCTTTGTTATGACCCGTCTGGATGGGGAATTTAATCAGGCACAGGGACCAAAAGATGCTGGTACAGACGTATTTGTCAGAAAAGGCTGGTTAAATATAAAAAATGCCATTGGACCGGTGGATTTAAGGGTAGGTAGAATGGATGCGGCGGCTGCTAATTATTTATTATATAATATGAAGTCAAAATATGAATTTGCCAGAGCTGCTTATAGTAATGATAAATTTGCTATTAAGGTAGGTCATAATATAGATAGTGATGAGAAGACGCTATTTAGTGAAATCAAAGGTATTTATTTAGGCCCAGTTGATGCAGTAACTTTAAATTATGTCGATGCTGATTTTGCAAATATTGATTATAATGGTTATAGCATTAATTTTCTTAAAGAGTTTGATCCACTGAAAGCTGATTTAACTTATTTAAAGGTAGAAAACGGAGCACTTAAACCAGAGGGCTATGATCTGAGGTTTTCTACTGATAAATTAGTTTCTGGGGTAAATCTTTTTTTAGAATATGCGGCAGGTGAACAGGGTATTGCTGTTGATAGGCATAATTTCCAGAAAGATGATTCTGTTTTCGTGGAAAGTGAGCTTAATAATGCTTATGATATCAAGATGATCAAGCCTGGCTTTATTACTGATCTTGGTGATAGACTGAAGCTGGATTGTGCTTATGCTTTCTATGAAGCTGATGATTCTGATGCCAGTGATGATTATTTGGATCTGATCTGTACTTATAAATTAAGTAAAAAAAGTTATCTGGAAGTAGAATATGAAAATCATAATTTTGATAATACTGGCACAGATAATACTATTATCACTACCAAATTGGGTGTAAATTTTTAGATGTTTAGCAGTTTTGAGTAGATCCAATTACGATGAAAATCATGTCAATATAAATGAAAGTTAAATATTAAGCATCAGAATTGGGGTGTTAAAAATGGGTAAAAGTGCTTTAGAATTTGATCAGATAGCCCGGGAAGTCTTTGCTCCTATTTATTCAGTGATTGTCAAGCAAATCAGGGATAAAACAGGTATCAGTTCAGGAATATGTGTGGATGTTGGTAGTGCTGGAGGATATCTGGGTATTGAGCTGGCTCGGATTAGTGAGCTATATGTTTATTTATTGGATAAATCTGAAGAGGCTTTAACTATTGCGGATAAAAATATTGTTGCTGGTAAATTTCAGAAAAGAATGGAGACTATGCTGGCAGATGTTCATAAAATACCACTTTCCGATCAGTCTGTTAATTTGGTAATAAGCCGGGGTTCGATATATTTCTGGGAAGATCAGGCTAAGGCATTAAAGGAAATCTATCGAATTCTTACTCCCGGTGGTGTTGCCTACATTGGAGGCGGTTTTGGTCGGAAAGATTTAAAAGACCAGATTACCATTGAGATGAAAAACAGGAAGCAAGACTGGCGTGGGGGCAGAAGTGAAAATTCCTGTACGGATTGTGGTGAGGTTTTTGTTAGGGCTTTACGTCAGGCTGATATCCCAGAATTTCAGATTGTTAAAGAAAAGGCTGGTCTCTGGATCTATATCAAGAAATAATGTTAATCTGGAAATATGATTAAATAGTTAGCGGTATTTCTTGGATAGTTTGCTAGTAAATCAGATTGATTACTTATTCCACATCAAGGGGAGTGATGATAGTGTTAAAGAAAAGAAGATTAATTATTTTAGGAATTGTTCTGATATTGATTTCTTCACTGGCGCTTTGTAAAAATAATCAGGTAAAGGCTGCTAGTCGTACTATAACTGATATGGCAGGGAGAACTTTAATAATTCCCGAAAAAGTTTCTAAAGTTTATTCTGTAAATCCGATTGGTACAATTTTATTGTATACTCTGGCTCCTGATCGCTTGGCTGGTCTGAACTGGAAAATTACTCCTGCTGAAAGGAAATATACCACCAGGGAATACCAGCAGCTACCGGTTTTAGGTGGCTGGTTTGGTAATAATAATACTGGTAACCCTGAAGAGATTTTAAGTGCTCAGCCAGAGATAGTCATCAGTGTTGGCGATATAAATAAGACAGCAATTACTACTGCTGAAAAGAGGCAAAATCAACTGGGTGTCCCGGTTTTATTGCTGGATGGTCATTTAGAGAAACTGGCTGATTGTTATCAATTAATTGGTAAAGTAATTGGCGAAGAAAAACGAGCCCAAGAGCTGGCCAATTATTGTATCAAGGCAATCAATGATATTAAAGAAAAAGTAGCTGGTATACCTCAGGAGAAACGTGTCCGGGTTTACTATGCTGAAGGAACTGATGGATTACAAACAGATCCACAAGGTTCACGTCATGCTGAAGTAATTGATTATGCTGGAGGGATTAACGTAGCTGACGTGCCATTAAAACAGAGCTGTTATGGGCGTAGCCAGACATCGTTAGAACAGTTGATGTTATGGAATCCGGATCTAATTATTGTCTGTTTTGATCAGGGTTTCAGTAAAGAAAACAGCAGTTATAATAAAATATTGTCTGAGCAAAACTGGAAACAGCTTAAAGCAGTCAAAAACAAGCAAGTATATGAAATACCGGCTGCTCCTTTTAACTGGTTTGACCGGCCACCTTCTGTTAACCGTATTATTGGATTAAAATGGCTGGCTAATTTATTATATCCTGATATTATGAATTTAGATATAGAGGTAGAGGTAAGGAATTTTTATGAAAAGTTTTATCACTATAGCTTATCAAAGCAGGAAACCAAGGAATTACTTGTAAATGCTAAAGCGGATAGTCTTCAGTAATTCACTTATGAATGATTAAAGTGAAGATAAATAATAAGATGTTTGAGAGAATTCCTGATTTTTTTAAAAAATGGGGGTGGGAGTAAAGATGAAAAAAAGGATAGTTTTATTATTCGTGATTTTAATTTCTTTTATTTTGATGAATGTCGGGGTAATTGCTGCCGAAGATTCTCAGGCTGATAAGCAGAAATTGATAACTGATATGGCCGGTAGAGAGCTAATGGTTCCTACTAAAATCAATAAAATATTTGCGGCAAATAACACTGGAGCAGTGCTAGGTTATTGTCTGGTTCCTGATAAATTGATTGGCTGGAATAGTAAACTCAATAATAATATGAAAAAGTATATTAAAGGTAAAGCTACTTCTTTGCCGGTAATGGGCACCCTATATGGAAATGCTAAATCAAAAGCAAATTTAGAAGA
This window contains:
- a CDS encoding ABC transporter ATP-binding protein, with amino-acid sequence MKLELKDVVCGYGPNVIVKQASMGVAEGDVLCLLGPNGVGKTTLFKSILGFLKLLDGEILLGGKNIAGWSRKLFAREVAYVPQAHNTPFPFKVLDVILMGRTPYLRPFSAPGKEDRNLVKNIMASLDILALENKLYTEISGGEKQLVLIARALAQQAKILVMDEPTSNLDFGNQIKVLNQIRKLSRENLGIIMTTHFPDHVFICANKVAIIRDGFLHKIGNPETVVTRENLREVYGVNVSVENISFTSGYKAKVCVPEVV
- a CDS encoding iron ABC transporter substrate-binding protein, with product MIVLKKRRLIILGIVLILISSLALCKNNQVKAASRTITDMAGRTLIIPEKVSKVYSVNPIGTILLYTLAPDRLAGLNWKITPAERKYTTREYQQLPVLGGWFGNNNTGNPEEILSAQPEIVISVGDINKTAITTAEKRQNQLGVPVLLLDGHLEKLADCYQLIGKVIGEEKRAQELANYCIKAINDIKEKVAGIPQEKRVRVYYAEGTDGLQTDPQGSRHAEVIDYAGGINVADVPLKQSCYGRSQTSLEQLMLWNPDLIIVCFDQGFSKENSSYNKILSEQNWKQLKAVKNKQVYEIPAAPFNWFDRPPSVNRIIGLKWLANLLYPDIMNLDIEVEVRNFYEKFYHYSLSKQETKELLVNAKADSLQ
- a CDS encoding class I SAM-dependent methyltransferase, which gives rise to MGKSALEFDQIAREVFAPIYSVIVKQIRDKTGISSGICVDVGSAGGYLGIELARISELYVYLLDKSEEALTIADKNIVAGKFQKRMETMLADVHKIPLSDQSVNLVISRGSIYFWEDQAKALKEIYRILTPGGVAYIGGGFGRKDLKDQITIEMKNRKQDWRGGRSENSCTDCGEVFVRALRQADIPEFQIVKEKAGLWIYIKK